Proteins found in one Parasteatoda tepidariorum isolate YZ-2023 chromosome 7, CAS_Ptep_4.0, whole genome shotgun sequence genomic segment:
- the LOC139425961 gene encoding putative sodium-dependent multivitamin transporter — protein MSIIPASLSLVSCLTFGLILYSVYYHCDPVLNKEQTGIKRYDQIIPAFIVNKFSSIPGMTGICIAGIFSASLSTISSCLNSASTVTVLDFIKPLYERNRGVISDRKVVWLVKILSVVYGGASIGLSFCFLEVRSLVQLMNVFISAFEGPVLAVFLTEVTSYIIT, from the exons ATGAGTATTATTCCTGCATCATTGTCATTAGTTTCATGTCTTACTTTTGGACTCATATTATATTCTGTTTATTATCACTGTGATCCAGTTTTAAATAAGGAACAAACAGGAATTAAAAGATATGATCAA ATTATTCCTGCATTCATTGTTAACAAATTCAGTTCAATACCTGGAATGACAGGGATTTGTATTGCTGGAATTTTTAGTGCTTCTTTGAGTACTATATCTTCTTGCCTTAATTCAGCTTCCACTGTGACAGTTCTGGATTTCATTAAACCCCTGTATGAACGAAATCGAGGAGTTATATCAGACAGGAAAGTTGTGTGGTTGGTAAAAATATTGt CTGTTGTGTATGGTGGAGCAAGCATCGGattgagtttttgttttttggaagTAAGAAGTCTTGTTCAActtatgaatgtttttatatCTGCGTTTGAAGGTCCCGTTTTAGCTGTATTTTTGACAGAAGTAACTTCTTACATAATTACATAA